GAAAGGTGAggatttccacccccaccccccaccccccgctgagGTCTAAGTGTCCTTTTAATTAGGAGAGCACCTCAGTTAGTACCAAGAGTTTTGTTGGGGTTTGGGAAACAGTAGCTTGTCAGTCATGTGATCCTAATTTGTTCTATAGAACtctcaagcctttttttttttttttttcttgttttctttgtcctttggGCTACTGGCATTGTAGCCaccttgaaaaaagaaatgcgtattttttcctttttcactgtttttcataGTCCCTGGCCTTCAGAATGAACAGAAACGCTTTCAACTGGAAGAATTGAGAAAGTTTGGGGCCCAGTTTAAGGTGAGAGGAGTATGGGAGTGAGCGAGGGTGTaaggatggagggagggtgagggggcTTATAGAAGAGGCACAGGACTAGGTGGAATAGAAGAGATGAGACcaagcaagaaggaaggaaggaaggaagccacgCCTGGGGTCTGGACGAGCTGTCTGGGCACTGTATGTGTGCTTTTCTCCTTCCAGCTGCAGTCCAGTAGCTCCCCTGAGACCAGCCTGGATCCTTTTCCTCCCCGGATCTTAAAGGAGGAggccaaagggaaagagaaggaggttGATGGTCTATTGACTTCAGAGCCAATGGGGTCCCCAGTCTCCTCCAAGACAGAGTCCGTATCGGATAAGGAGGACAAAGCACCCCTGCCGCCGGCAGGAGCCACCGAGGGGCCAGAGCAGCCCCCGCCACCTTGCCCAAGCCAGACTGGCAGCCCCCCGGTGGGCCTCATCAAGGGAGACGACAAGGATGAGGGCCCTGTTGCCGAGTGAGTAGGATGGGGAGCTGGGCAGGTGTCGGGGGAGATGAGCAAACTGTGAAGattgactttgtttttctctcacagACAAGTGAAGAAGTCCACGCTGAACCCCAATGCCAAGGAATTTAATCCCACAAAGCCTCTGCTGTCTGTGGTGAGATGGAATGGGCGAAGGTGGACTGGTTTCTCTGAGGGAGgcttgggagtggggagagagagcatggggagaGAGGTCGTGAAAGTAGGGCTGCTCTAGGGCAAACGTGTCAGGGTTGGGGGCGAGGGGTCAGGATATGTGTGGCAGGTTTTTATGTGTTTAGGGTTTAGCTCAGGGAGTATGTGTGTTGGGCTAGTTCTGAACATAGGTTTCATTCAGATCCCTGATTTTGGCTTGAATGACAAGCCATTTaactttttggcttttgtttcctcacctgtatTTTGAGAATACTCGTCTCAGGGGGTTCAGCGTGAGGCTTAAGCAAGATGAAGGGTAGAGTGTATCTGGCGTGCAGCGCTCCGTTACTGTTATAAGCCCAGGAGGGGCATACAGAGATCAAAATGCACGCATCCTCTGTTGTCTCTTACTACAGAATAAATCCACCAGTACCCCGACTTCTCCGGGGCCCCGGACTCACTCAACTCCTTCCATCCCGGTGCTCACAGCAGGCCAGAGTGGGCTCTATAGCCCCCAGTACATTTCCTACATACCTCAGATCCACATGGGACCAGCTGTTCAGGTAAGAGGAGAGACCGAGTGAGTCTAGGCTAAGAGGCTTGGCTGGGCTGGTGAGGACCGGGTCAGGCCGTTCTGGGCATTTGTTAGCAAGCTGTTCAGCCTCATTTGTATCCTTGTTCGTAGGCACCTCAGATGTATCCATATCCTGTATCCAATTCCGTGCCTGGACAGCAGGGCAAGTACCGGGGAGCAAAAGGTGAGCAGAGTTGGCAGGGCTGCTCCGGCGGCAGGGGGGTGGTGCTGCCTCGTTGCCTCCTGGCAGATGGAACTTAAGCTTGGcgttctctccctttccccaggcTCCCTGCCCCCGCAGCGCTCGGACCAACACCAGCCAGCCTCAGCCCCTCCGATGATgcaggccgccgccgccgctggcCCCCCTCTTGTGGCTGCCACACCGTACTCTTCCTACATCCCCTACACCCCGCAGCAGTTCCCGGGCCAGCCTGCCATGATGCAGCCAATGGCCCACTACCCCTCGCAGGTAAATGAGGCACGGGAGGGAGACGGGAGTACAGAGCTGAGGGTCACTCGGGTCTCGGTCCTGGCTCCGGCAGGACCCGTAGCAAAGCACTGGTACTCTCTAAAGCGCAGGTAAAACGGCGTCTCCTTGCTTGCTCCCTTGTGAACGTTAAACAAGGTGGTTGCGGCAAAGCCGGAGTCGTGCCGTGTACGGGTTATCGGGCAGCGCGACATGCCCACCGCTCCTCTCTTGTCCTTCCAGCCGGTGTTCGCCCCCATGCTTCAGAGCAACCCACGCATGCTGACGTCGGGGAGCCATCCCCAGGCCATTGTGTCGTCCTCCACCCCTCAGTACCCTTCTGCAGAGCAGCCCACCCCCCAAGCCCTGTATGGTGAGTTCTGTGCCCTTCCGGAAGACTGCTCCTTAGCCCTCTCCGGTGTGCTTGGCGCTgatcccttccctctttcctgctgTAGCCACCGTTCACCAGTCCTATCCACACCATGCTACGCAGCTCCATGCCCACCAGCCGCAGCCGGCCACCACGCCTACTGGGAGCCAGCCGCAGTCCCAGCATGCGGCCCCCAGTCCCGTCCAGGTGCCTGCCATGGGGGATCCGAGTGGTTGGGGCAGGAGTGGGCggctggaggagggggatggaGCCGGGGGCTCATTCCCTTCGGGCATGGTcgggagtcggggggggggggggggtaggcctGGTACCCGAGGAGTGGGGTGGCACtcacccttctcctccccctaaCACCCTAACAGCACCAGGCGGGGCAGGCCCCACACCTGGGCAGTGGACAGCCACAGCAGAATCTgtaccacccaggggccctgacaGGCACGCCGCCTTCTCTGCCACCGGGACCTTCTGCCCAGTCCCCTCAGAGCAGCTTCCCCCAGCCAGCCGCTGTGTATGCCATCCATGCCCACCAGCAGCTGCCCCACGGCTTCACCAACATGGCCCATGTTACCCAGGTAAGAGCCCAAGGGACTTGCTTTCTATGGGTCTGTTTTGCCATCAGGACCCGGGTCCTGGGGCTATCCTGCTGCCCCTTTCCTCAGTGGTCTGAACACCAGGCTTCTCGGAGCCTGTGTGTAGCTTCTGGGGTGCTCCCAGctgggattttttgttgttgttttctgcaGGCCCATGTCCAAACTGGAATCACAGCAGCCCCGCCCCCTCACCCTGGGGCTCCCCACCcgccccaggtgatgctgctgcacCCACCCCAGAGCCATGGGGGCCCCCCCCAAGGCGCGGTGCCCCAGAGTGGGGTGCCTGCACTCTCAGCTTCCACACCCTCACCCTACCCCTACATCGGACACCCCCAAGGTGAGCAGCCTGGCCAGGCGCCTGGATTTCCAGGAGGAGCCGATGACAGGATTCGTGAGTTCTCGTTAGCTGGGGGAATTTGGCATGGAAGAGCTGATGGGCTGCAGGTGGGGCAGGATGCACGGGTTCTGGGAGGGGAGTGAGGGGTCTTGGAGGCAGGGCTGTCCCACAGGGCGCCCGCCGACCTGCACCTGTCTGTGAAGTATGTAGGGTGGGCAGAAGCCACAGTCGCCGCCGCCAGGGGCTTGCTCCTGGCTCTGTCCTTTGCTTCCCTCCGTCCTCGCTCAGTTGTGATccagcagcccccctccccactgcctccccagCTCTCAGTGACCCCGACTGTCTCCTGACTTAGCCGAGGTAAGGTCAGCGCAGCAGACAGGGCcaggctggggtgtggggggctgAGCTGGGCACACGAGTAAGGGCTCTGGCTCACTGGGAAACAGCGATTGATCTGTGCTTCTGACAGCCCCATGAGACACCTTGAGGAGGCCGCTCCTACCCACAcactccccccacaccccacactgGACGGCATTGGATGAAGGGACAGCTGCTTGGGTTCTAATGCTcctgctctcttctctttcccctccaaCCAGTTCAATCTCATCCCTCCCAGCAGCTCCCCTTCCACCCCCCGGGGAACTGAAGATTGTCCTGGCCGCGACCTGAGACCTCCATGAGTGGAGGGAAGAGTGATCTATGTCTCTTCCCCCAGCAGCTCGGACCAGTCCCAGCCCCCCAAACCCCCCTTTACCCCCGGGGGAGCTGGGGAATTCCTGCCAAGCACCTtgaaggggggggcggggctcgaagtgggcagggccagggtccagcgggggtggggggttcctgctctgcccctgcccatccccaccccatctTGCCCTCCCATCCTCTCATCTATCCCCCGCTGGAGACGGaagatcttttattttctattatttataacCTCAGACTTGGGCCcccctgtttctttcttccccattaACTTGAGTGACCGgcgtgagagacagacagacagacagatgccCTACAAGGATGGTTGGACAAggacttttactttttattacataaaaatattaaaaaaaaaattaaaaaaaataaaattttaaactaactTAACCTGCCTGTGGTTTCCTCTGGAAAAAAGAGTAAGATAGCAGCTGTCAAGTCTTAGGTGTCATGAGGTGGCTCCCAGCAGTGGGTGGGGACAGCATAGCAGTACAGTCTGTGGGTGCTGGTCCTTCTGCCTCTCACTGCCACACGTCACCCAGCCTCCCGGGGACTGTTCTCTCATGTTGATGTTGGCCTTGTCTTGAGATTTCAGGTTTGTATGTAGGTTTTAAGTTCACGTTTCTAAAAGGTTAGaatgtgtgtggcgggggggaatctcaggctccacaccatcagcacagggTTCagtctcctgaaccatgagatcgtggtctgagctgaaatcccGAGTCccagtgctcaactgactgagccacccaggcacccattttaATTGAAAATCATTTCCTCAGAGCATCAGGGAGGTGGCACTAGTACTCGTGGGTAGGCAGGGGTGTTTCAGATGGGACCAAAGCCAGAGAAGGTGAGCTGAGGAGCAGGGCAGGAAAAGGATTACATACCAGGCTACAGATCCAGGGTGTGAGGGTAGGAAACCTGGTAGTTGGGGGGCATGATGTGGGTATATAGAGGTAAACAGAAAACAgatgtgcaggggtgggggtcccCAGTGGAAGAGCTCTCTTAAGGGATGGCAAttgtggttgggggtggggcactgATGGAAGAGGCAGCAGCAGAAAGCCAGATGAGCTCAGAATGTCTCCGGTGCAGATGGAGACCAGTCTCCGAAGTACCGAGATGGAATTGCTGTGGGTGCTGGGTGGTCCTCCCCAGGGAAGAGAACTTTGCTTCGTCCCACCAGGAATCCCGGGAAACCTTTCAGCCTTGCTCACTGACTAAAGCAAACCTGCCCTATCTTTGGACAGGACTTCTCGTGAAGTGCTTTTTGTTGCTGTCCTTTTCTTGAGCCCACTTCCGTGCTGTGAAGTCACAGGTTGGATGGTGACTCTCAAAACAGCTCTTAGGTTGGGCCTAAGAACCTCCCCACTCTGGAAGGCTGGTCAGTGCGGAACAGGCTCATTTGTCAGGAAGCAAGGCTAAAAGGTGCCCGTTAGTCCCTGTTGGGAGCTAACCTTTTTTGTTTGGGGTCAGCATCCTGGTCAGTCATTTCAAGTTTTCAAGCATTTTACTCCCCATTTATCTGGTAAAAAGTCCTCTCCTTAATTTTAAATCTCGGCACATGCTTTAAACCTTCATCTTTGAAGGTTTTAAAGTTCTACAATGAAACCTCCAATTGAAGATTGTCCTGTGTTTGGAATTGGTAATATGTAGTGGGGATAACCTATCAAGCACACAGACCAGTTCAGGGACCTCCTTAGGTGCTGGGTGTTGGTCCTGGAGGTGAGCTGCAGCGTCCAGTATCTTAGCGCTTAGACGAGGGCAGGTAGACATTAACAGCCTAGTAACTACTCCCCGGGCACGGGAGGTGTGTCTGGCACCTCAGCCGAACCTATGCTGCGTCTCCCCCAGGACAGCCAGCAGTATCCTGCCACAGCACTTTGCTAGACGATCCGACCCAATTCGCTAGACCAGCTTTCCTCCTCTCCTTATGTCCCAGTGGTTCGGACCACTTGAAAACGCAAAGCTTTTCCAAAACGGTACCACAGACGTGAACTGAAGGGCAGCACACGAGCTCATGTGTCCCAGGCTCCCTGTTTATACTCCTCCATCCTCTCCAACTTAGACCAAGGACACGAGAGACACAACCTCCCTATTCACAGAACAGTTTATTGACCTACCTCACCTGGCAGGCCGTGGGCCCCTCCTGACCAGGAGAAGTGTCCGTCTAGCTGCACTGCTAGGCAGCAGCCCATGCCCTGGGAAGGGGGCATCGAAGCAGGAGAGAACGCTGGCCAGTGCAGCCTCAAACTCGAGAGCCTAAGCAGAGTCCAGACTCAACTCCATTTGATGTTCTTGTCTTCCTCAGTCAGGGCCGACGTCTCCGTGACGAGGCCAGTGCCGATGGTCCGGTTGCCGTCTCGCAGGGTGAAACGCTGGCCCTTTTCTAAGATCATGGGCTGCCGCAAGATTAGGCTGAGCTTCAGGTCCTCCCCGGGCATGGCAAGCTCCTGGACAGGGCAGAGACAGGGTTCAGGCACGGCCCTCAGGGCACCTTTCCCCCAACTGCTGCCTACCAAGGTTAAAAGTTCCAGGAAATGGCAGCAGGGAGATCCTTTCTGGGGACAGCTTCACTCCAGCCACCAGCAGAGGTAAACATATTTGAAGACCAAAGGACTTGTGACCAGTGTTCCTAAGGTCCAATGTTGAAAGGAAACTAGGCCATGCAGGTTTCTTAGTCACAAGACTTCTCTGAGCTGTCATGCACAGTATATAATTCTTCAAGGGAGAATGCTTTTCTGGGAGATCTTTCTGTGGGTAAATGCTAGCATGGCTAAGTTCACCCAGGCAATACTAGATGAAGACAGACTTCTCCTAAACCCATTGGGTCAGACCCATCTATCACTAGCTTCATCTACAGCAGTCAAGGAAAAGTCACCCGTGTTGTCACATCTTTGGCACCACGAGTGAGGTAGAGCTGGTATGAAAAGTGTCTCTGCCACTCTTTCACGTTCCCTATGTGCACTATACCTTCCCTGGTGGCAAGATGACACGACAGGCCATGTCCCAAGTCAGAGAGAACATGACAGGCATAAAGTGAGACACAAAAGGCTTGTGGCGGCCACCCTCCTCCTTGCTGAGGATGTAAACCTGGAAGAGAGAGCAGCAAGGGTGAAGCTGTGCTTGGCTGGAAACACTGCCTCTTTGCAGAGGACAGTCTGGCTCAGTGATGCCCACCATCCCCTGGAGCCCTCACCTGTGCCTCCACCTTCTGGTGGGGTTGGATGGTCCCTGGCTTGGCCATGACCAAGCCACGCCTCAGGTCCTCCCGCTTCAAGCCTCGGACCAGGGCCCCAAGGTTGTCGCCTGCCTCTGCTCTCTCCAGGCTCTTGTGGAACATCTCAATGCCTAGGAAGGAGAAGAGACCAGGGAGGAGGATCAAGGACGAGGGAAGGCACCAAGGAGCTACAAGGGGAAATCGTGGAGCCAGCCCCCGGGGTCCCAAGGCATCTTTCCTGTACCTGTCACCACGGTCCGAATGTTCTTGCTATGTCCCAGGAACTCACACTCGTCTCCCTTCTTCAGAATGCCACGCTCTAGTGTACCTGTCACCACCGTGCCCCGGCCTGGGAAGAAACAGAACCCGACCTCAGGGACCAGGGGCCAGGCTACCACCAGAGAGGAGTGCAAGTGAACCCACGGTCCTCACCAGGAATAGAGTAAACGGACTCTACAGGCAGCAGGAAAGGCTTCTCTAGGTCCCGGGTGGGCACTGGGATGTAAGTGTCCACAGCATCCAGCAGCTTCTGCACAGACTTCAGGCCTAGCTCAGGGTCACGTTGCTATGCGGGGGAGGTGACAGGACTCAAATTTTCATTCTGCTTCTCCTTACTAAGAGACACTCCCCCGACTCCCAGCAGAGCTCCGGAtgcccctccagccccatccTTTGCCACCAGCAGCCCCTGCCTGAGCCCGCCTTCACCTCAAGGGCACAGAGGGCAGAGCCTACGATGACCGGGGTCTCCTCCCCTTTGTAGCCAAACTCAGTGAGCAGCTCCCGGATCTCCAGCTCAACCAGCTCCACCATCTCTGAGTCCTGGACGGCATCTGCTTTGTTTATATACACCACAACGTGCTCTACTCCAATCTGTGGACGGGAAACAGAGAGACATGGTGTCCTGAATGGACCAACTCCCCACTCttcctctttccacccctccccaggctctgagtACCTGTCTGGCCAGCAATAAATGCTCTCGGGTCTGGGGCATAGGGCCGTCATTGGCCGCCACCACCAGGATGCAGCCGTCGAGGGGGGCGGTGCCTGTGATCATATTCTGGGTAGGAGAGGAAACAGCCTAGTTCAAGGACCTCCTCAGCTCCACGTCCATCTAGCCCAGCACAGCGGTTAGGAACTGAGGCCCACCTTTCTCTGCCATCTCCTTACCACCCACCTTGGAGTGGCCGTGCCCAGATATCTGTGACCTCAACCCACACACCTTGAATATCCTAACCTCCCCCACCAGTCCAACATTTTTCCTGGCAGGAGACAGCCCCTGGCCCCACACCCAGCAACTCTCTCACCTTCACATAATCTGCGTGACCCGGGCAGTCGGTGTGGGCATAGTGGCGGGCGGCAGTGCTATACTCCACGTGAGCTGCATTGATTGTGATTCCACGGGCTCGCTCTTCAGGGGCATTATCAATCTCTTCATATTTCTTAAACTTGGCTCCACCTCCCTCGGCTAAAActaaggggaaggaagagaataaaCCTCTCACGTAAAGTTCCAGGAGTAGAGGCAAGGCTCAAGCCACACCCCTGAATCTCCACCTACACAAAGGACGGTCTGGGGGAATAACACTTCCTTGACCCCCTCCCTCAGCTCCCGAGCAGAGGTAACTGGGGTCAGAAAGAAACGTTAAAAGGCCTCAAGGTCCAGCCCTGCGAATTCTCTAGGGTAAAAGCCTCTGCTTACAGAGCACCGGCCACGGCTAGAAAGAAGCCACTCGGGCTCCCCAACTTCTGCATCACAAACACTTTTGTGTGCAGGGGAAATGTGTTTCCTGCATCTTCCCGCCCACGGCTCGCCCAAGTTCTGGCCCCTGGGGCCACGCCACCTCCAACAGCACCTCCCCGGCTCCAGGTCCCGCCAGCAGAGAGGGCGCTGCCGGACGTCCCCAACCAACCCCGCTTACTTTTCGTGATGGCCGCGGTCAGTGTGGTCTTGCCGTGGTCCACATGGCCGATGGTGCCCACGTTCACATGGGGCTTGTCGCGCACGTAGGTCTTCTTGGCCTCCACGGCCAGGCCGCGGCACAAGCGGGGCAGTGCCGGGGCCTTCAGCGGCCGCAACAGACCCTGCAACAGCGGGGTCGGGCCGGTGCCGAGACCTGCCGGGGAAGAAGCTTGGAATCAGAGCGCGGGTCCGAGCCCGGCCACTCCGGACGACGCCCCAAGCGTCCCGGGCCGCCATCGCCTTCCCCGCCCCCTCACCGCTCAAGAGGGGCGTCGCGCGCAGCAGGGTGGTGGCCGCCATTGTGGTCGTACTCGCGCCCGGAGTACCCGGTCCAGGGCGCCCGCGCGTGCAGAAAGGAAAGGGCACGGGAGAGCGGAGGTCACTTCCGGCGGAAGTGAAGACAGGGAGGGCATGCCGCGGTCCCTCTAGCCTCCAGTTTTTATGGCCATCTCTACGACTTCCGGGCGTGGGACCAAAGGCGACGCCCGGAAGGTGCTGGTGTTTCgcgggcggggagggagggagacggttTCCACAAGGTTCGCGGACCTCGAACCTCGCGGACTGACGGGGCAACGCAGGTGTCTTTAGCGGCGCCGGGGACCGACGTGGAGCGTCCGGTCGCGCACCAGAGCCCCGCAGGCTCACGGGAGTTGTAGTTCCGGGTGGGGCGTGCTGTGTTTGCGCTGGTGGTGGGAGTCCCGTAGGGCTAGGCCGGGTCTGGAGCGAGGGTGCCTGCCTCCGggaggcggaggcggcggcggcggcggccccggcgCGGCTTGCTCGGGAACTGCCTGGCTCAAAGCCCCCTGGAGTCCGACCCACTGCGGGGGTCTGGCGAGAGATCTGGCGGCCCttgagccgccgccgccgccggaggTAGGACCAGGCCCTGCGGCCAGGCGAAGAGAGGCGGGCCTGGGAGCCTTTCGCGGGTGGGGCGCAAGTGTGACACATCTCTCCGCCgagtctttgttttcttatctgtaaaatgggaacagtaGGATCTACTTCATGGGGAGATTCTGACATCTGGCTCTGAGAAAATGAGCTGGACAGGAAGCAGGAAATACGGTCCAGGGGCCTCCAGGTCCCACAGTCCTTGACCCTCAAATCCCTGCCCGcctgggtcacacagctggcgGGGACAGCTCTGCCGTCCACCCCTGAAGCCCCTCAGCAGGCCGGGAGCTAATTCCCTTGATTTTCGCCCCACCCACTCATCCAGTTTTACTAATGATACCAAGATTGAGGAACCGGCCTCAGGTGCCTGTAAGGGTAGCCTGTCATGTTCCTGCGGTATCCCTGGCACCTGACACAGGGCGGGGCACCCAGTGAGTGCCCAGTGAATTTCTGTTGACTGAGTGAGTGCAAGGCTAGCAAATGACCTTTAGCTTTCACATCTATCATCTCGTCACCTTGCAATGATAACAGCAGCTGCTTAACCCTGATTGATGTTTCCGAAACTCCTCAGATCCTAAGGCTCAGTTGACGGGTTTTGTTTCAAATAGATTTCCTAATTCCTCCCTGAAAGATTATGATTCAGGAGGGTCTCTGAGCACAGACGGGGAAACTCTTTATTTATAACACACAGCTTCCCCAGCTCAAAGGAGTTTGGGAAACTCAGAACGAGAGCTTTGTGTGGATCAGGCGTTGTGCAAATGCTTTGTATTGGTTCACATTCAGCATTCCCAGTGTTACCGCTTGTGGTGGAAGCCATTCTTTTCCCCCgctttacaggtgagaaaacttgAGCCTCAGGGTGATTTAGGAACCCAATACCGCTCAACTCCAAGAAAAGTATGCACTTAACCACTGTACTGTCCTTTCACTGCCAatatacttttcaaataaaatgaagaacttGCTAAGACATCTGTCCTGGCCCTCCAACCCATCACCTCCACTTAGGAAGGCCCGGGGCCGTCATTGAAAGAGCTTCTTTGCCTTTATCCTGTCTTTCATTCACTCCTCTCCTAGGAATGTCTCTTAAGACACTATTGGCCACTATCAGAATATGAgactggggcggggagggggggggggtggcatttGAACGAATCCCTTCTATATTAGTTTATTTGAACATGTATTCGTTTGAAAAAAAAGGTAGCAAATACTGCGCTTAAAAAATGAGTCAACTTAAAAGCCAGTGTTGGTAAGTAATATGGGTGGCATAAATATATGGCAGAGTTGGGCGAATGCGGTGCACGAATgactgaaatttgaaaaatgccaCGCTTGGAAGAGGCCAGAGGGAGAAAACCTTTTGTCCCGCTGTTGACTGTAGCATCCTCTGCAATAGTTAGGAGTCTTGATTTACAGATAACAGAGTCTACGTTGGCTGGTTTGCACAGAAGGAGGACGTGTTTAAGGGTTTGGGGCAGCTTACAGAATCGTGGGACAGGCCGCAGCAACAGCTCCCTTACGGAACTTACGGAACCTGGTAAGACAGCTATTACTGCCACTGCCACCAAACTCTAAACGCCAGGACTGAGACTCGTCTGCGACACCTCCTGCTCATGGCACCAAAGCCACCTCTGCCTCAAGAAAGTGACCCGTCCGACTTCCCAACCCTCCTGCCCCCAAAGTCCGGCAGATTCAAAGCCCCACTTGAAGGTGTCTGGCCAGAGAAGCCTAGATCGTCATAGGTCAGTGTTCTTGTATCAGAGGAGTCTGAGAGATGTCGCCCGACTCTGATGGAGAGCAGGAGCGCGAGCACGGAATTTTCCCCAGATGTCCAGCCGTGCTCGTGAACAAGCTGAAGAGCAGAGTGAACACAGCTGTCCAGTACGGGCACATGGGAGCATGAGTCTGGTATAGCCACCGGATGAAGTAGGAATAGAGTGGGCTCAGACTTGCAGAGATGAGGAGAGCCAGCCACCTGGGAGTGTGCTCGTGAGTGGTGCCGAATGAAGGTGGAAGGCTGGCTGCCATAGAAAAACAGCATTgggaggagggggcggcgggGACAGCGACAAAGGAAGTGGAAAACAATCAGGACTTCAGGAGGCTGTGAATTTGCGTAAAgaaagttttttctctttctgacttgtCTTTTGTATGATAAAGAGAGAAACTGCATTCTTTGTGCAGAATGTTGAACTCTAAAAAGGCACGCTTGAAATCAAATGGCCTTCTGGGCCCCCCCTAGCAATCTATGCGTTGGAGCTCCTGCTTAACAGCATTTTTCCGTCTTCCTCCAGGCAGGGCCCTGATTTTGTTGAAGGTGGCCCTTCCCCGagttccaggaataaatcctgaCAGGTCTGCTTCTGGTGGTCCTATTCTCCTTGCCAGGGGGGGTTGTTTAGGGGGTGACTTCTTTGGGGCCAGTGTTTGGTAAGAGGAATCTCCTTTGGGGGGCTTCCAGGGAAgcgtccctctttttttttttaatgcttatttttatttgtgagggACAatatgagtggggcaggggcagaaagagagggggaccgagaatccgaagccggctccaggctctgagctatcacacagagcccgacgcagggctcgaaaccatgaaccataagatcatgacctgagccgaagttggacgctcaaccgactgagccacccaggcgccccaaggg
This sequence is a window from Prionailurus viverrinus isolate Anna chromosome E3, UM_Priviv_1.0, whole genome shotgun sequence. Protein-coding genes within it:
- the ATXN2L gene encoding ataxin-2-like protein isoform X7, whose protein sequence is MLKPQPPQQTSQPQQPPPTQQAVARRPPGGTSPPNGGLPGPLASTSAPPGPPAAATPCLGPAAAAGSGLRRGAEGILAPQPPPPQQHQERPGAAAIGSARGQSTGKGPPQSPVFEGVYSNSRMLHFLTAVVGSTCDVKVKNGTTYEGIFKTLSSKFELAVDAVHRKASEPAGGPCREDIVDTMVFKPSDVMLVHFRNVDFNYATKDKFTDSAIAMNSKVNGEHKEKVLQRWEGGDSNSDDYDLESDMSNGWDPNEMFKFNEENYGVKTTYDSSLSSYTVPLEKDNSEEFRQRELRAAQLAREIESSPQYRLRIAMENDDGRTEEEKHSAVQRQGSGRESPSLASREGKYIPLPQRVREGPRGGVRCSSSRGGRPGLSSLPPRGPHHLDNSSPSPGSETRGINGGPSRMSPKAQRPLRGGAKTVSSPSSRPSGEASVPPPPAAFPFLPVGRMYPPRSPKSAAPAPISASCPEPPIGSAVPTSSASIPVTSSVVDPGVGSISPASPKISLAPTDVKELPAKEPGRTLESQELSRIAGKVPGLQNEQKRFQLEELRKFGAQFKLQSSSSPETSLDPFPPRILKEEAKGKEKEVDGLLTSEPMGSPVSSKTESVSDKEDKAPLPPAGATEGPEQPPPPCPSQTGSPPVGLIKGDDKDEGPVAEQVKKSTLNPNAKEFNPTKPLLSVNKSTSTPTSPGPRTHSTPSIPVLTAGQSGLYSPQYISYIPQIHMGPAVQAPQMYPYPVSNSVPGQQGKYRGAKGSLPPQRSDQHQPASAPPMMQAAAAAGPPLVAATPYSSYIPYTPQQFPGQPAMMQPMAHYPSQPVFAPMLQSNPRMLTSGSHPQAIVSSSTPQYPSAEQPTPQALYATVHQSYPHHATQLHAHQPQPATTPTGSQPQSQHAAPSPVQHQAGQAPHLGSGQPQQNLYHPGALTGTPPSLPPGPSAQSPQSSFPQPAAVYAIHAHQQLPHGFTNMAHVTQAHVQTGITAAPPPHPGAPHPPQVMLLHPPQSHGGPPQGAVPQSGVPALSASTPSPYPYIGHPQGEQPGQAPGFPGGADDRIPPLPPPGELKIVLAAT
- the ATXN2L gene encoding ataxin-2-like protein isoform X5 yields the protein MLKPQPPQQTSQPQQPPPTQQAVARRPPGGTSPPNGGLPGPLASTSAPPGPPAAATPCLGPAAAAGSGLRRGAEGILAPQPPPPQQHQERPGAAAIGSARGQSTGKGPPQSPVFEGVYSNSRMLHFLTAVVGSTCDVKVKNGTTYEGIFKTLSSKFELAVDAVHRKASEPAGGPCREDIVDTMVFKPSDVMLVHFRNVDFNYATKDKFTDSAIAMNSKVNGEHKEKVLQRWEGGDSNSDDYDLESDMSNGWDPNEMFKFNEENYGVKTTYDSSLSSYTVPLEKDNSEEFRQRELRAAQLAREIESSPQYRLRIAMENDDGRTEEEKHSAVQRQGSGRESPSLASREGKYIPLPQRVREGPRGGVRCSSSRGGRPGLSSLPPRGPHHLDNSSPSPGSETRGINGGPSRMSPKAQRPLRGGAKTVSSPSSRPSGEASVPPPPAVGRMYPPRSPKSAAPAPISASCPEPPIGSAVPTSSASIPVTSSVVDPGVGSISPASPKISLAPTDVKELPAKEPGRTLESQELSRIAGKVPGLQNEQKRFQLEELRKFGAQFKLQSSSSPETSLDPFPPRILKEEAKGKEKEVDGLLTSEPMGSPVSSKTESVSDKEDKAPLPPAGATEGPEQPPPPCPSQTGSPPVGLIKGDDKDEGPVAEQVKKSTLNPNAKEFNPTKPLLSVNKSTSTPTSPGPRTHSTPSIPVLTAGQSGLYSPQYISYIPQIHMGPAVQAPQMYPYPVSNSVPGQQGKYRGAKGSLPPQRSDQHQPASAPPMMQAAAAAGPPLVAATPYSSYIPYTPQQFPGQPAMMQPMAHYPSQPVFAPMLQSNPRMLTSGSHPQAIVSSSTPQYPSAEQPTPQALYATVHQSYPHHATQLHAHQPQPATTPTGSQPQSQHAAPSPVQHQAGQAPHLGSGQPQQNLYHPGALTGTPPSLPPGPSAQSPQSSFPQPAAVYAIHAHQQLPHGFTNMAHVTQAHVQTGITAAPPPHPGAPHPPQVMLLHPPQSHGGPPQGAVPQSGVPALSASTPSPYPYIGHPQGEQPGQAPGFPGGADDRIREFSLAGGIWHGRADGLQVGQDARVLGGE